The Virgibacillus sp. MSP4-1 genome has a segment encoding these proteins:
- a CDS encoding (deoxy)nucleoside triphosphate pyrophosphohydrolase — MKRDIHVVGAVLVKNGKILCAQRGPDKSLPLKWEFPGGKIEDGETAQKALKREIQEEMRCDIEIGEQIEHTIYEYDFGIVHLTTFYCKLLDKEPTLTEHNEIKWLIPEKLTELDWAPADIPAIEKLSNKTPLR; from the coding sequence ATGAAAAGAGATATACACGTCGTCGGGGCGGTCTTAGTTAAGAATGGGAAAATTCTTTGCGCACAAAGAGGGCCTGATAAATCATTACCTTTAAAATGGGAATTTCCAGGAGGTAAAATTGAAGATGGAGAAACAGCTCAAAAAGCGCTAAAACGAGAAATACAGGAAGAAATGCGTTGCGATATAGAGATAGGTGAACAAATAGAGCACACCATTTATGAATATGATTTTGGAATTGTTCATTTAACCACCTTTTATTGTAAACTTTTGGATAAGGAACCAACATTAACTGAACATAACGAAATTAAATGGCTAATACCCGAAAAATTAACGGAGCTAGATTGGGCACCTGCTGACATTCCAGCTATAGAAAAATTATCAAATAAAACACCCTTACGATAA
- a CDS encoding amidohydrolase family protein, producing the protein MYRTMNGEEIFIIDAHIALWDASKENQLNVHGQQFIDCFYDYQTSLSPKEYWWNKDDFLKYSEDRLIKDVFHKGYADMAIFQPVLLKEFYKNGFGDIVNSQKLTQTYPNRLICNDTFDPRHGKRGLEELEKSNERYNLKGVKLYTADWYGDSKGYKLSDDSTYRYLEKCQELGIKNIHIHKGPTITPLNRDAFDVADVDDAATSFPELNFIVEHLGLPRLEDFCWIATQEKNVYGGLSVAMPFIYARPRYFAEIMGELLFWLDEDRIIFGSDYAIWEPSWLIEKFMEFDLPEDIKQETGAELNLDVKKKILAGNAARLYDIDIDVQKEKVKNDKLAQEMNLSSV; encoded by the coding sequence ATGTACAGAACTATGAATGGAGAAGAGATCTTTATTATTGATGCCCATATTGCTTTGTGGGATGCAAGTAAGGAAAATCAGTTGAATGTACATGGACAGCAGTTTATTGACTGTTTTTATGATTATCAGACGAGTCTGAGTCCTAAGGAATATTGGTGGAATAAAGATGACTTTTTAAAGTACAGTGAAGATCGTTTGATTAAGGATGTGTTTCATAAAGGGTACGCGGATATGGCAATTTTCCAGCCTGTTTTGCTGAAGGAATTCTATAAAAACGGGTTTGGGGATATAGTAAATAGTCAAAAGCTGACTCAGACTTATCCGAATCGACTGATATGTAATGATACCTTTGATCCACGTCATGGGAAACGTGGATTAGAAGAGTTAGAGAAATCGAATGAACGCTACAATCTTAAGGGTGTAAAGCTTTATACTGCTGATTGGTACGGTGATTCTAAGGGATATAAACTTTCCGATGACTCAACCTACCGTTACTTAGAAAAGTGCCAGGAATTAGGAATTAAAAATATCCACATTCATAAAGGACCTACGATTACTCCACTTAATCGTGATGCGTTTGATGTAGCAGATGTTGATGACGCAGCAACTTCATTTCCAGAATTAAACTTCATTGTTGAACATTTAGGTTTACCCCGTTTAGAAGACTTCTGTTGGATTGCAACCCAGGAAAAAAACGTATATGGCGGCTTATCTGTGGCTATGCCATTTATTTATGCACGTCCGAGATATTTTGCAGAGATTATGGGTGAATTACTCTTCTGGTTAGATGAAGACCGAATTATTTTTGGCAGTGACTATGCAATATGGGAACCTAGCTGGTTAATTGAGAAGTTTATGGAGTTTGATCTTCCAGAGGATATTAAACAAGAGACAGGTGCTGAATTAAATTTAGATGTGAAGAAGAAGATTTTGGCGGGGAATGCTGCTCGTTTGTACGACATTGATATTGATGTTCAAAAAGAAAAGGTCAAAAATGACAAGCTTGCTCAGGAAATGAATCTATCAAGTGTTTAA
- a CDS encoding iron-sulfur cluster assembly protein: MSKKQDVMEKLDKVYDPELDQPLTDLDFIDDITIEGSDVEVKFRLPTYWCSPNFAYIMAEDIKEYVSEIDWVKEVRVILDDHCASDEINHGVAQGKQFSQSFEGQTTGDLNELRKTFRIKAFYSRQDRLVRHLLNDGFSKEELVRLTLQELEGITLSEEGIHLRDKYLQKKKELNHPNTCINAITDPEGNAITIDDLSDYLLGIKTTRLSMEFNGHYCRGLLEARYHLEKTN, from the coding sequence ATGTCAAAAAAGCAGGATGTAATGGAAAAGCTGGATAAAGTCTATGATCCGGAGTTGGATCAGCCTTTAACAGACTTAGATTTTATTGATGATATAACCATTGAAGGATCCGATGTTGAGGTAAAATTTCGGCTTCCCACTTATTGGTGCTCGCCAAACTTTGCCTATATTATGGCTGAGGATATCAAGGAGTATGTTTCAGAAATTGATTGGGTTAAAGAAGTGAGGGTAATACTGGATGATCACTGTGCATCTGATGAAATTAATCATGGAGTCGCGCAGGGAAAGCAATTTAGCCAATCTTTTGAGGGCCAGACTACTGGAGATTTGAATGAATTAAGAAAAACCTTTCGAATTAAGGCCTTTTATTCAAGACAGGATCGATTAGTTCGTCATCTGTTAAACGACGGATTTTCTAAAGAAGAACTTGTCCGATTGACGCTGCAGGAGTTGGAAGGTATCACACTTTCTGAGGAAGGAATCCATTTACGTGACAAATACTTACAGAAAAAGAAGGAATTAAATCATCCTAATACTTGTATAAATGCAATAACGGATCCTGAGGGGAATGCCATTACCATTGATGATTTGTCAGATTACTTATTAGGAATAAAGACCACCAGGTTAAGTATGGAGTTTAACGGACATTACTGCAGAGGTCTTTTGGAAGCTCGATACCATTTAGAGAAGACAAATTAA
- a CDS encoding DJ-1/PfpI family protein — MSKNVLIITGDAVEALEVFYPYYRCIEEGIDCTIASPVKKKLQTVVHDFLPEMDTFTEKWAYKIDSHAAVEDVNPADYDGLIIPGGRAPEYIRMDKKVQEIAAHFLSEDKPVGVICHGQLVLTPIREHVKGRELTAYTACQPEVEAAGATYIDELIHVDKNIVSGHAWPELPLFMREFFKILGVTEGVKA, encoded by the coding sequence ATGAGTAAAAATGTATTGATTATTACGGGAGATGCTGTAGAAGCTTTAGAGGTTTTTTACCCTTATTACCGCTGTATAGAGGAAGGAATTGACTGTACGATTGCTTCACCAGTTAAGAAAAAGCTTCAAACAGTGGTTCATGATTTTCTGCCGGAAATGGACACATTTACAGAAAAATGGGCATATAAAATTGATTCTCATGCAGCAGTGGAAGATGTAAACCCAGCCGATTACGATGGATTAATCATCCCAGGCGGTCGAGCGCCGGAATACATTCGGATGGATAAGAAGGTTCAGGAGATTGCTGCACATTTCCTGTCTGAGGATAAGCCAGTTGGTGTCATCTGTCATGGACAACTGGTTTTGACCCCGATAAGAGAGCATGTAAAGGGGCGTGAATTGACGGCTTATACAGCATGTCAACCAGAAGTAGAAGCGGCAGGAGCAACCTATATCGATGAACTCATACATGTAGATAAAAACATTGTATCTGGTCATGCATGGCCTGAGCTTCCATTATTCATGCGCGAATTCTTTAAGATTTTAGGTGTAACAGAAGGTGTGAAGGCATAG
- a CDS encoding sugar diacid recognition domain-containing protein, which translates to MQLLPELANKIIYEVRVILNENLIVVNENGTIVASTDESRIGSFHEGARNVVKTGEKLYITPERVKELKGTKPGINLPVKFGHKVIGVIGITGNPGEVEPYADLLRKMTELIIQESYHLEQKEWEKRGLEAYFYEWIFAREVDEDFIHRGQMLGISIGNPYMCILIQVHTENEIPELHMESNIMNWFQSQFPNGGEDFLIRWGKGRFLLVKNKTPEVKKEFLTYHFDRWRRYFLNHYQCVLSFGVSKSVAKLYINQVYTEAEKALQASGKKGEILFYEDLQLDIILSEACEQAQGEFVSRTLQNVLDNAELQDTLVAYLLQNQSIKETSKKLHIHTNTLHYRLKQITELTGLDPKNTKGATLFYVALHIIGKV; encoded by the coding sequence ATGCAGCTTCTCCCTGAACTTGCCAATAAAATCATATATGAGGTTCGTGTTATCCTAAACGAAAATCTGATTGTAGTAAATGAAAATGGTACGATTGTTGCCTCTACTGATGAAAGTCGTATAGGGAGCTTTCATGAAGGAGCTAGAAACGTAGTCAAGACTGGAGAGAAATTGTATATCACACCTGAGCGAGTGAAGGAATTAAAAGGTACAAAGCCAGGAATTAATTTACCTGTGAAGTTTGGTCATAAGGTTATTGGGGTTATCGGAATTACAGGTAATCCAGGTGAAGTTGAACCTTATGCTGATTTACTGAGGAAAATGACAGAATTAATCATTCAGGAATCCTATCATTTGGAACAAAAAGAGTGGGAGAAAAGAGGTCTGGAAGCTTATTTTTATGAGTGGATTTTTGCAAGGGAAGTAGATGAAGATTTCATTCATAGAGGGCAGATGCTAGGCATATCAATTGGCAATCCCTATATGTGTATTTTGATTCAGGTACATACAGAAAATGAGATTCCGGAACTTCATATGGAATCAAATATTATGAATTGGTTTCAAAGTCAGTTTCCGAATGGTGGGGAAGATTTCCTCATCCGCTGGGGAAAAGGAAGATTTCTATTAGTAAAAAATAAAACTCCTGAAGTGAAAAAGGAATTTTTAACGTATCATTTTGATCGATGGAGGCGTTATTTTCTAAACCATTATCAATGTGTGCTTTCATTTGGAGTCAGCAAGTCCGTCGCCAAATTATATATCAATCAAGTATATACAGAGGCTGAGAAGGCTTTACAGGCTTCCGGAAAAAAAGGAGAAATATTATTTTATGAAGATTTACAATTGGATATTATTCTTTCCGAAGCCTGTGAGCAGGCACAAGGGGAATTCGTATCAAGGACTCTTCAAAACGTATTAGATAATGCAGAACTACAGGATACTTTGGTAGCTTATTTACTTCAAAATCAATCGATTAAAGAAACCTCAAAAAAATTACACATACACACCAATACCCTCCATTACCGACTTAAACAAATCACCGAACTCACAGGACTGGACCCGAAAAACACAAAAGGAGCCACATTATTTTATGTGGCACTTCATATTATCGGAAAAGTATAG
- a CDS encoding (Fe-S)-binding protein, with translation MNTQEKTRIQEEFQQRMDYDEILNCMKCGFCLPSCPTYIETGEDEAHSPRGRIALMKGVVDGDIEPDEEVKNSLDMCLGCRACEPVCPSGVQYGHLLEEARDIIYQNQKPPLLKRIIRKIAFKGLFPKPKRLRRLARLLRFYQKSKIQKLVHKLKLTKILPSALRLMEKSLPMVSKMKTAKDRNNVLMPLSGNKNNKKRVAFFTGCLMDSLFSSTNQSTTKLLQYAGCEVVIPNDQICCGALHGHSGEKQQAKEMAKKNIKAFEQLNVDYIITNAGGCGAFLNDYHHLLKNEEDWKDRAASFDRKIKDISSLLIEMDFHKQPLELPQQIVTYQDSCHLKNGQNTFMEPRKLLQSIQGADYVEMKDASRCCGSAGIYNLVQTEMSMQILDYKMKQTQDTQANVIVTANPGCLLQMKMGIEKEGLAYQIKAVHIADYLLDAYEYRNKEHAG, from the coding sequence GTGAATACGCAGGAGAAAACTAGAATTCAGGAAGAGTTCCAACAGAGAATGGACTATGACGAAATTCTCAATTGCATGAAGTGCGGGTTTTGCCTGCCGAGCTGTCCCACCTATATTGAGACCGGGGAAGATGAAGCCCATTCCCCAAGAGGACGCATCGCATTAATGAAAGGAGTCGTGGATGGTGACATTGAACCAGATGAAGAAGTAAAAAATTCGCTTGATATGTGCCTTGGCTGTCGAGCCTGTGAACCTGTATGTCCATCAGGGGTTCAATATGGACATTTACTGGAAGAAGCAAGGGATATTATTTATCAAAACCAAAAACCACCCCTCCTCAAAAGAATAATAAGAAAAATCGCTTTTAAGGGTCTGTTTCCCAAGCCAAAGCGTTTAAGAAGACTTGCAAGGCTACTACGATTCTATCAAAAGTCCAAAATCCAAAAGCTCGTACATAAATTAAAATTAACAAAAATTCTCCCATCTGCACTCAGGCTTATGGAAAAATCCCTTCCTATGGTATCAAAAATGAAAACGGCTAAGGACCGAAATAACGTTCTCATGCCTCTATCCGGCAATAAGAACAATAAGAAAAGAGTGGCGTTTTTTACAGGGTGTTTAATGGATTCTCTCTTTTCATCTACCAATCAGTCAACCACAAAACTTTTACAATACGCCGGGTGTGAAGTTGTTATTCCTAATGACCAGATCTGCTGCGGTGCGCTGCATGGACATAGCGGGGAAAAGCAACAGGCAAAAGAAATGGCTAAGAAAAACATTAAAGCTTTTGAACAGCTTAATGTTGATTATATTATTACCAATGCTGGCGGGTGCGGAGCTTTTCTAAACGACTATCACCACCTTTTAAAGAATGAAGAGGACTGGAAGGATCGAGCGGCATCCTTTGATCGTAAAATAAAAGATATTTCCAGTCTGTTGATTGAAATGGATTTTCATAAGCAGCCATTGGAACTCCCCCAGCAAATTGTCACTTATCAGGATTCCTGTCATTTAAAAAACGGGCAGAATACATTTATGGAACCAAGAAAGTTGCTTCAGAGTATTCAGGGAGCAGATTATGTAGAAATGAAAGATGCCAGTCGATGCTGTGGATCTGCCGGGATCTATAATCTGGTACAAACCGAAATGTCTATGCAAATATTAGACTATAAAATGAAGCAGACACAGGATACTCAAGCAAATGTCATTGTTACGGCCAACCCGGGATGCCTTTTGCAAATGAAAATGGGCATTGAAAAGGAAGGATTGGCTTATCAAATAAAAGCAGTCCATATTGCTGATTATTTACTTGATGCCTATGAATATCGCAACAAGGAACATGCCGGGTAA
- the glcD gene encoding glycolate oxidase subunit GlcD: MLPEKIKQELLKIVGEHNYMDSYTHKLVYSYDATPQFQSMPDAVIAPNNTDDISQIIKICNHYKIPLVPRGSGTNLSAGTTPLEGGIVLLLKNMNKILEIDEENLTITTQPGVITQEIINQVEERGLFYPPDPGSLKVSQIGGNINENSGGLRGLKYGVTRDYVLGLEAVLPNGDIIRTGGKLAKDVAGYDLTRLLVGSEGTLGIITEATLKLLPLPQTKKTALALFEDIQMAAEAVSAIISHKIIPATLEFLDQPTIKVVEDFSKVGLPTHAKAVLLIEQDGDPHKVEKDIYDISSICKQNQAFDVTIAQTNEEAEALTTARRAALSALSRLKPTTILEDATVPRSEIANMVKAINDIAQKYKLYICTFGHAGDGNLHPTCLTDVRNEAEIERVEKAFEEIFKKAVELGGTITGEHGVGAMKSPYLHLKLGETGLNAMKQLKLSLDPNQIMNPGKMFINHNPKRVVINREYAGEN; this comes from the coding sequence ATGTTACCTGAAAAAATCAAACAGGAATTATTGAAAATTGTAGGAGAACACAATTATATGGACTCCTACACCCATAAACTTGTATACTCCTACGACGCAACTCCACAGTTTCAGTCCATGCCGGATGCTGTTATCGCTCCAAACAATACAGATGATATATCACAAATAATAAAGATATGTAATCATTATAAAATTCCGCTTGTGCCCCGAGGATCAGGGACCAACCTCAGCGCGGGTACAACGCCATTGGAAGGCGGTATTGTCCTGCTTTTGAAAAACATGAACAAAATTCTTGAGATTGATGAAGAGAATTTAACCATTACGACACAGCCAGGCGTAATTACACAGGAAATTATCAACCAAGTGGAGGAAAGAGGGCTTTTTTATCCACCAGACCCAGGTTCACTAAAAGTCTCGCAAATCGGCGGAAATATCAATGAAAACTCAGGAGGCCTTCGTGGATTAAAATATGGGGTTACCAGGGATTATGTTCTTGGTTTAGAGGCTGTACTTCCAAATGGAGATATTATTCGTACAGGAGGCAAATTAGCCAAGGACGTTGCTGGATATGACTTAACACGCTTGTTAGTTGGATCAGAAGGTACACTCGGCATTATTACTGAAGCAACATTAAAGCTCTTGCCTCTTCCACAAACCAAAAAGACAGCCCTTGCCTTATTTGAAGATATTCAAATGGCTGCTGAAGCCGTCTCTGCAATTATTTCTCATAAAATCATTCCTGCAACACTAGAATTTTTAGATCAGCCTACCATTAAAGTTGTTGAGGATTTTTCGAAAGTTGGTTTACCGACACATGCAAAGGCTGTATTGCTCATTGAACAAGATGGAGATCCCCATAAGGTTGAAAAAGACATTTACGACATATCCTCCATTTGCAAGCAAAATCAAGCATTTGACGTTACCATTGCTCAAACGAACGAAGAGGCTGAGGCCCTCACTACAGCTAGACGTGCAGCTCTTTCTGCTCTTTCCCGTTTAAAACCTACCACTATCCTTGAAGATGCTACTGTCCCTCGATCTGAAATTGCGAATATGGTTAAGGCTATTAATGATATCGCCCAAAAGTATAAACTTTACATTTGTACTTTTGGCCATGCCGGCGACGGAAATTTACATCCTACTTGCTTAACCGATGTCCGAAATGAAGCAGAAATTGAGCGTGTGGAAAAAGCCTTTGAGGAAATTTTTAAAAAAGCTGTTGAATTAGGTGGAACTATTACAGGAGAACACGGAGTAGGAGCCATGAAATCTCCATACCTTCATTTAAAATTAGGAGAAACCGGATTGAATGCGATGAAACAGCTAAAATTGTCCCTTGACCCTAATCAGATCATGAATCCTGGTAAGATGTTTATCAATCATAATCCAAAAAGAGTGGTGATTAATCGTGAATACGCAGGAGAAAACTAG
- a CDS encoding multidrug efflux SMR transporter encodes MAWFAIIIAGICEVIGVLNLKRLAEKKWDALVILIVTFGFSLTLLGFAMRTLSMATVYGVWTGIGTVGSTVMGMIIYGEPREWKRILFITMILSSAVGLKLIS; translated from the coding sequence ATGGCATGGTTTGCAATTATTATAGCAGGAATTTGTGAAGTCATAGGCGTACTGAATTTAAAGCGATTAGCCGAAAAAAAATGGGATGCGTTAGTTATTCTTATCGTTACCTTTGGCTTTAGTCTGACACTCCTCGGGTTTGCCATGCGAACGTTATCCATGGCTACCGTTTACGGCGTCTGGACAGGAATCGGAACTGTGGGATCTACGGTAATGGGCATGATCATCTATGGGGAGCCCCGGGAATGGAAACGAATTTTGTTTATTACAATGATCCTGTCTTCAGCAGTCGGGCTGAAGCTGATTTCGTAG
- a CDS encoding multidrug efflux SMR transporter — protein sequence MNRYWIYVLLASCFEVFWVAGLKHSGNTIEWTFTIIAIITTFILLPLSAKRLPVGTLYAVFAGLGTAGTVLVEILVYGEPFNLLKILLISTLLIGVIGLKQISNEPNESSETKETA from the coding sequence ATGAACAGATACTGGATTTACGTCCTATTAGCCTCCTGTTTCGAAGTATTCTGGGTGGCCGGATTGAAACATTCAGGAAATACCATCGAATGGACGTTTACCATCATTGCCATTATAACAACCTTTATCCTTCTACCACTCTCTGCCAAACGCCTCCCTGTAGGAACGCTTTATGCTGTCTTTGCAGGTCTTGGAACAGCAGGAACGGTACTGGTGGAAATTTTGGTATACGGAGAACCATTTAATCTATTAAAAATTCTATTAATCAGTACTCTTCTTATTGGAGTGATCGGATTAAAACAAATTTCAAATGAACCAAATGAATCTTCAGAAACAAAGGAGACAGCATAA
- a CDS encoding TetR/AcrR family transcriptional regulator, with translation MSAENIRNVALSHFARHGYEGASLSEIAKETGIKKSTIYSHYKGKDDLFLTVVRYVFRLERRNILSYFQSSGQKPIKDKLLGFFDYIDDRFYQSDTAKLLFRMCFFPPWHFRGEVSKIVNAFIARMQRLLVKLMKHHQKNGELTGVDSYQAALAYITLVDGVVIELLFTGKNEFFERVNVSFPIYWRGIASSDKE, from the coding sequence GTGAGTGCAGAAAATATTCGTAACGTTGCCCTTTCCCATTTTGCCAGGCATGGGTATGAAGGTGCTTCCTTAAGCGAAATTGCCAAGGAAACAGGAATTAAAAAGTCAACTATTTACTCCCATTACAAGGGGAAGGACGACTTATTTCTTACTGTGGTGAGGTATGTATTTCGTCTGGAAAGAAGAAATATTCTCTCTTATTTTCAATCATCAGGGCAAAAGCCGATCAAAGATAAATTGCTGGGATTTTTTGATTATATCGATGATAGATTCTATCAATCTGATACAGCAAAACTATTATTCCGAATGTGCTTTTTCCCACCCTGGCATTTTAGAGGTGAGGTCTCTAAAATCGTGAATGCCTTTATTGCCCGAATGCAGCGACTTCTGGTCAAACTCATGAAGCATCACCAGAAAAACGGTGAGCTTACCGGCGTAGACAGTTACCAGGCTGCTCTCGCCTATATAACGCTGGTGGATGGAGTGGTCATTGAGCTTCTGTTTACCGGAAAAAACGAATTTTTTGAACGGGTTAACGTTTCCTTCCCCATTTATTGGCGAGGAATAGCATCATCAGATAAGGAGTGA
- a CDS encoding uridine kinase: MEEILNDIAKLVSSKEKRVIIGISGHGASGKTTFANNLIKRLGLSNINYINTDPYIIGSSNIRKYAVIDYEYKNKTHHYKMTACHPGAHHISALERDIQMIRDGLDIYTIVTDYKKSDFISSDNKVNIVEGMSVAFINPDLFDLKVYLYTDGETEFMRRSSRDVTERGVNINFLRQSHEERRIQYELFMHPYHENFDIVLKTSNERCFLEKDDLN; this comes from the coding sequence ATGGAAGAGATCTTAAATGATATAGCCAAATTGGTCAGTAGTAAGGAAAAGAGAGTTATAATCGGTATTTCGGGTCATGGTGCTTCCGGAAAGACAACGTTCGCAAATAACCTTATAAAACGATTAGGGCTAAGTAATATAAATTATATAAATACTGACCCATATATAATTGGCTCCTCTAATATAAGGAAGTACGCTGTTATTGATTACGAATATAAGAATAAAACTCATCACTATAAGATGACAGCTTGTCACCCAGGTGCTCATCATATATCAGCCTTAGAACGAGATATTCAAATGATTAGAGATGGTTTAGATATTTACACAATAGTGACTGATTATAAGAAGAGTGATTTTATTTCTTCCGATAATAAAGTAAATATTGTAGAAGGCATGAGTGTTGCATTTATTAATCCAGACTTATTTGATTTAAAAGTTTACTTATATACGGATGGAGAAACCGAATTTATGAGAAGGTCTAGTCGTGATGTTACTGAAAGAGGAGTAAATATAAACTTTTTAAGACAATCTCATGAAGAGCGTAGAATTCAATATGAATTATTTATGCATCCTTACCATGAAAATTTTGATATTGTATTAAAAACTTCCAATGAAAGGTGTTTTTTGGAAAAGGATGATTTGAATTAA
- a CDS encoding VOC family protein, which produces MEIIVTSIFVEDQDKALEFYTETLGFVKKHDVPAGEFRWIALVSPENEEGTELVLEPNDHPAAKEYQEKLFADGIPVTMFGVADIQMEYERLKNLGVRFTMEPTEAGNVTIAVFDDTCGNLIQIAQMNA; this is translated from the coding sequence ATGGAGATTATCGTGACGAGTATTTTTGTGGAGGATCAAGACAAGGCGTTGGAGTTTTATACGGAAACACTGGGGTTCGTAAAAAAGCATGACGTTCCAGCGGGAGAATTCAGGTGGATAGCACTTGTTTCTCCGGAAAATGAAGAAGGTACGGAGCTTGTACTCGAACCCAATGACCATCCAGCGGCTAAAGAATATCAGGAGAAGTTATTTGCGGATGGCATTCCAGTAACTATGTTCGGGGTGGCAGATATTCAAATGGAATACGAGCGACTGAAAAACCTGGGAGTCCGGTTTACGATGGAACCTACAGAAGCAGGGAATGTTACCATAGCTGTTTTTGATGATACATGCGGAAACCTTATTCAGATTGCACAGATGAACGCTTGA
- a CDS encoding dicarboxylate/amino acid:cation symporter translates to MKAIWRGYIEASLILKITVALILGIIVGFIFGPDAAVLSPFGDLLLRLLKFLIIPLILFTLIVGVNQTKIGDLGRMGGKVFLYYVITSAFAIAVGLAIATLFNPGTGMTLPTEEFETPENPGFVSVLLNIVPENIVTAFNEMNLLGIIFTALAFGIAISYLRSTKDYSELGEQVYKVVSGLNEATLTIMKAILQYVPIGIFAIIANTVGSQGLNTLEELGSMVLVLYLALLGMLVIYIIFMKLFNVRIGEFFKQARTPMITAFVTQSSSGTLPLTLNAARNLGLSKSLYGFSLPFGATVNMDGAAIRIAISAVFAANVMGVTLSFPDILQIVVLGTLVSIGTAGVPGAGIVMIATVFAQLGLSMEAVALLTAIDALVGMGCTALNVTGDLVGTSIINKTEKQD, encoded by the coding sequence ATGAAAGCAATATGGCGGGGATATATCGAAGCATCCCTTATTTTAAAGATTACAGTTGCACTTATACTTGGTATTATTGTCGGTTTCATTTTTGGACCGGATGCGGCCGTTCTGTCCCCATTCGGAGACCTGTTACTTCGCTTGCTTAAGTTTTTAATTATTCCACTTATTTTATTTACTCTTATAGTCGGGGTGAATCAAACTAAAATTGGGGATCTGGGCAGAATGGGCGGAAAGGTTTTTCTTTATTATGTGATTACATCTGCCTTCGCAATTGCAGTTGGCCTGGCAATTGCCACCCTTTTCAATCCCGGAACAGGCATGACTCTTCCAACTGAAGAGTTTGAGACACCGGAAAATCCCGGTTTTGTCAGTGTGCTTTTAAACATTGTACCTGAAAATATCGTGACCGCATTTAATGAGATGAACCTGCTTGGAATCATCTTTACAGCACTTGCCTTTGGTATTGCCATTTCCTACTTACGCTCAACCAAAGATTACAGCGAACTGGGAGAACAGGTATATAAAGTTGTAAGCGGATTGAACGAAGCTACCTTAACCATTATGAAGGCGATTTTGCAGTATGTACCGATTGGAATTTTCGCCATTATTGCGAATACGGTCGGAAGCCAGGGGCTGAATACGTTGGAGGAATTGGGAAGCATGGTTCTTGTCTTGTATCTTGCTCTATTAGGCATGCTTGTCATTTATATCATCTTCATGAAGCTGTTTAACGTTCGTATCGGTGAATTTTTCAAGCAGGCACGTACTCCGATGATCACTGCTTTTGTTACTCAAAGCAGCTCAGGTACCCTGCCTCTTACACTGAATGCGGCCAGAAACTTAGGGCTATCCAAAAGTTTATACGGGTTCAGCCTGCCGTTTGGAGCGACGGTTAACATGGATGGAGCTGCCATCCGAATCGCCATCTCTGCGGTATTTGCCGCCAATGTGATGGGTGTGACCTTAAGCTTCCCTGACATACTTCAAATTGTCGTGCTTGGAACACTCGTATCCATCGGTACAGCTGGTGTACCGGGAGCCGGCATTGTTATGATTGCTACGGTATTCGCACAATTAGGCCTATCCATGGAAGCCGTTGCCCTGTTAACAGCCATTGACGCCCTGGTAGGCATGGGTTGTACAGCACTTAACGTTACCGGCGACCTTGTCGGAACATCCATTATTAATAAAACAGAGAAGCAGGATTAG